The following coding sequences lie in one Spinacia oleracea cultivar Varoflay chromosome 1, BTI_SOV_V1, whole genome shotgun sequence genomic window:
- the LOC110803044 gene encoding uncharacterized protein isoform X2, with protein sequence MDPEVARITRGPFWKNFSDPTDILSDDEAHYKHLLAGYDQPLSAHFEGPDGSCITMYYAILLHAVQAWVQVEVIDVNVVPTAVTYTVHGNIFASYGHFESDNDSDIKDYCKTTLLKTGDLESVKVERWSKIKLSRSIVDTLGGMMTLLFG encoded by the coding sequence ATGGATCCTGAAGTTGCCCGCATAACTAGAGGTCCGTTCTGGAAGAACTTTAGTGATCCGACTGATATATTGTCTGATGATGAAGCTCACTACAAACATCTATTAGCTGGATATGACCAACCTCTCTCTGCACATTTTGAAGGTCCTGACGGGAGTTGTATAACAATGTATTATGCGATTCTATTACATGCTGTTCAAGCTTGGGTTCAGGTTGAAGTTATTGATGTTAATGTTGTACCTACTGCTGTTACATACACAGTACATGGGAATATATTTGCTTCATATGGTCATTTTGAGAGTGACAACGATTCTGATATCAAGGATTACTGTAAAACAACACTTTTGAAAACGGGAGATCTTGAATCAGTAAAGGTTGAGCGTTGGAGCAAAATTAAACTATCGAGATCCATAGTTGACACATTAGGGGGGATGATGACATTGCTATTCGGGTAG